TAGGAATTCTGTTTCCACAAGAAATAAAGCATTATCATTGGTTTTATTTAACCCCATAACGAGGGGGAAGGCTCAAATACTATGACGTTTCTCCTGGATTAGGAAACAGGCATGAAGTACTTAACTCTTTTTGCAATATTAATTTAAGGATCAGTaaaagggaggagcctggtaggctgcagtccatggggttgctaggagtcagacacaactgagtgacttcactttcacttttcactttcatgcgttggagaaggaagggcaacccactccagtgttttttttttgttttttttttttttactttattttactttacaatactgtattggttttgccatacattgacatgaatccaccacgggtgtacatgagttccccatcctgaacccccctcccatctccctccccatatcatctctctgggtcatcccagtgcaccagccctgggattctgtattgaacctagactggcgattcgtttcttacatgatagtacacgtttcaatgccattctcccaaatcatcacaccctctccctctcccacagagtccaaaaagtctgttctatacatctgtgtctctttgctgtcttgcatacagggttatcattaacatctttctaaattccatatatatgtgttagtatactgtattggtgtttttctttctggcttacttcactctctataataggctccagtttcatccacctcattagaactgattcaaatgtattctttttaatggctgagtaatactccattgtgtatatgtaccacacctttcttatccattcgtctgctgatggacatctaggttgcttccatgtcctggctattataaacagtgctgtgatgaacattggggtacatgtgtctctttcaattctggtttcctcagtatgtatgcccagcagcggggttgctgggtcataaggcagttctatttccagtttttaaggaatctccacactgttctccatagtggctgtactagtttgcattcccaccaacagtgtaagagggttcccttttctccacaccctctccagcatttattgcttgtagacttttggattgcagccattcggcctggtgtgaaatggtacctcattgtggtcttgatttgcatttctctgataatgagtgatgttgagcatcttttcatgtgtttgttagccatctgtatgtcttctttggagaaatgtctatttagttctttggcccattttttgattgggtcatttatttttctggaattgagctacataagttgcttgtatatttttgagattagttttttgtcagttggttcatttgctattattttctcccattccgaaggctgtcttttcaccttgcttatagtttcctttgttgtgcagaagcttttaattttaattagatcccatttgtttattttttcttttatttccagtattctgggaggtggatcacagtatctgctgtgatttatgtcggagagtgttttgcctatgttctcctctaggagttttatagtttctggtcttacatttagatctttaatccattttgagtttattgttgtgtatggtgttagaaagtgttctagttccaGTACTGAAAGTTTCAGTTCAGGGATTCCATCACTCAGCACCAAGAGAAATTAggtttgaaaaaattaaagatgttGAGGAGGATGCTCATCAGATGCGACAAGAGACTCGAGATGGTGCAGCCACCGTGTCATTATAACTGGTAGACAGATTTGGGATTCCTAAGGTCTGCCCTCCTGGAACTAAAGTGAACACAGGAGAAGAAAAGCAGCCAAACAAAGACTGAATCCTGAGGCCGACAGAGCACCTGTCAGGGGCTTCCTGGGAGCACCGCCTCCTGCAAAAAAAAACAGGTGTTGGTCCAGGAGGCTGAGGAACTCCTGTCACTTTCCGGGGACTGCCCCTCCCTAACTGCCTCAGCCCCGCCCTCACTGAGGGGCTCCTatgtcctccacccccacccccaccccaggcccagcagcttcttgtcacctcctccttccttcctgcatcACAGAGTCACCCCAGGCCCTGACAGCCCCTGCTCAGGCTCAGGACTAGAGCCAGTGAGGAATCTGCTCCCTTTACTCAGGTCCAGATCCTCCCCAAATGGGGCCTAAAGGACCAGGGAGCAGGTCCCCGGAGGAGGGGCCTTGCTTCCTGACAGCCTTGGGGGGCTGCAGGCAAACCTCCTTCCTTTGTGCCCATCCAGCCTCTGAGCCAGCAGCACACACATCTCAGGACCAGAGTCCCTGCCCCCATCTCTTCCTGGTCCCCCCAGCTGGGCGCCTCCATCCCAGCTCAGGCCCACCATCCCCGGGCACCTCTGTTCAAGGCAGGGCTGCTCAGTGATGGGGCTCTGGGTCCCCAGAAGGCTGGTGACATGCACCACAGGCTGAACAACAACTGTTGCTGCTCCAGGAGCACAGGCCTGGCCTCACCCCTTCCCCCAGTCTCTGCTGTGGGGCTCCTGCCTTGCCTGCTTGACCCAAGCCACTTCCTGTGAGGAAGAGGCCTTTGGAGTTGGGTCTGTAAAGGccttcccaccccttcctcctggGATGAGAGCCTGGCCCCTCTCATCTTGGCCCCTGAGTGGGTCCCCTTCCCGCTGACACATCATGTGGAGTCCCCATGCTGTTCTCAGCCCCCGTGAGTCCTGCCCTCGCCCTGAGTGCCTGCTATTCTCACACCACCTACCCTGGGCCCTGCCAGCCAGCAGTCTGTGCAACTTCAACAGGCCCCCAGCCTTCCTGCACCCAGCCACCCCCCACTTCCCATTGTCATCTGACAGTGAGGAGCTATCAGAACTGAGGCTTGAGCTTGTCTGAGTTCTTGCTGTCAGGTTATATGAGGTCTTACTCACCTGGCTCATTTCTAGGATGAGGAGGTTTAGTGAAGGGCAGGGGTTGCATGGGATTCCCAAATCCAGGAGGAAGGTGTGGGAAGGCGTTTGCAGACCCTACTCCAAAGGCCTCTTTTCATATGAAGTGGCGGGGCAAGCAGGCAAGCAGGAGCCCCACAGTAGAGACTGTGGGAAGGGGATAGGCTAGGCCTGTGCTCCTGGAGCAGCAACAGTTGTGACTCAGCCTGTGGGATTCCACTCCCTGACCCCACACTAGGCCCTAtgcccctgccttccctctgaaTTCTGCCCTCAGTACCTCTTCTTGTAAAGGATACAGGCTACGATGCCCGTTATGACAAAAATGGCAAGAACCCCAGGGGTGATCCTGGTGACGTGACTGATGGCTGGGGCCGTGGGCTGCACTGTAGGCGGGACCGTGGTCGGTGATGCTGCAAGGAGAGTAAGAGTGAAGCCCTTGTCCAGACCCCAAGCTTGGCAGATGCCTCCTCGCTCCCCTGACTCAGGTACCCCTATTATGCAGACAGTTTACACCCATCACATGGAGGCCCCTGAGATAGATCCTCAGGTGAGAcagggggaagggaggagcccACTCCTCACAGGGCTCTGACAGCTAATGGGGGAGCAAGGTTTCCAACAAATGCACTCAATCCCGCTATGACATCAGAGATGGTGACATGTGGATGCAGTCCTCAGGAGCTACAGCAGAGGTGGTATTGACAGACTTCCAGAAGGACTGGTGACATTTGAAAGAAGATTCTGGAAAGAGGGTACAGTGAGAAATAAACCCCAGAAATCAAAAAGATGTCTACAGGTTTGGAATTAGCAAAAATCCATGTTGAGTTGACCAAAGGCCTGTGCTGTGAGGAGAGACgtcaggaggtgggggaggaaggaTATGACAGAGCATCCCTGGGTCATTGCTCTCCCAGGAACAACTCACCTCCCGATGGATCCCttcctcaaacacacacacacacacacacacacacacacacacacacacacacacacacaggagtggGTCCATGTCACCATGAGAGGACGATCActttctcctcccttctcacTTACCCATGGTCTTCAACATTTCCTCCCAGTGCACCATGAAAGCCTGAAGCCAAGCCCGACAGTCTCCCATGGAGACCTTCTTCAGGAAGTCGGTCACAGCTTTGTCACTCTCCCACTTCTCCTTCATCCATCCGCCTCCAGGGTGATCCACTCTCCAGTGGCCATTCTCCGAATCAAAGTGGAGGCTCATTTGTCCATTCAAACCAAACTGCCAGGATCCACTGATGTGTCTGTCATCCTCACAGCAACATGTCATCCTGGCCTGCAGTGTGAGAGGGTCTGCTCCCACCATGGGAAAGAAAGAGCTCAGCCTCTGGGCTTGACAGGTTCT
This region of Capra hircus breed San Clemente unplaced genomic scaffold, ASM170441v1, whole genome shotgun sequence genomic DNA includes:
- the LOC102170874 gene encoding NKG2D ligand 3, with protein sequence MGGPETLLGFLDLLLIVWFSGTPGDAHSLSYNFTVDLQPRPGKLWCEVQGQVDGEVFLSYDCGHAKIIFTSLLGEEVKTIKAWERQVETLRDIRDWIKDQLHDFALRKHIARDPLTLQARMTCCCEDDRHISGSWQFGLNGQMSLHFDSENGHWRVDHPGGGWMKEKWESDKAVTDFLKKVSMGDCRAWLQAFMVHWEEMLKTMASPTTVPPTVQPTAPAISHVTRITPGVLAIFVITGIVACILYKKRRRCSQEAPDRCSVGLRIQSLFGCFSSPVFTLVPGGQTLGIPNLSTSYNDTVAAPSRVSCRI